DNA from Thermomicrobium roseum DSM 5159:
AGCGATGACCGCCGAAGACCATCGTCGCCCGGAGAAGGAAGGCTCCCGCCAGAGCGAGGATGCTCGCCGGGAGCTCGAGCCGCTGGCGCCAGCGCCGCGGGAGCAGCAGCGCAAGGCCGTGCAGCGCGAGTGCAGTAGCAGTGGTTGCGCGGGCACCGGCGAACGCGCGTCCTTCGGCCCCGTGGCGCAAGGGGCGGCCGATCACCGGACCGCTCTTCCGGTGAACCGCTTCGAGGAGCGCGACCTCGCCGGTCAGGGCGAGGAACTCGACCTGCGCCAGGGCCTGCTCCGCTCGGTCATTTTGGGAACGACGTGCCAGCAGGAGGGAGAGCGTGGCAGCAGCGCTGGAAAGCGCCGAGCAGAGAAACAGCGGTCCCAAGAGCAACGCGTTGCGTGCCCAAAGTGGTACGGCAGTAGCGCCGAGCAGGACACCAGTGTAGCCGGCGAGGAAGAAGGCCGGAACCGTGCTCGCGATGGCCAGCGCGCGGTCCGGCAGCTGCTGGAAGCCGCGCACCAGACGATTCGAACGGCCGAAGAAGCCGTCATCGACCGCCTGGCGAAGCGCGTTGAGGAATGCGCTCAGACTGAAGGCGATCAACCCCCAGACGCCCAGCGACATCGGCGAACGCAACTTGATGACCCGGAGCATATGATGAAAGCGCTCTGGACGCCCGAGATCGACGATCAACAGCAGGGGACCGGGCAAGACAGCGAGGAAGGCGAGATAGCGACCCGCCCGAACGACCGGGCGAGCCGAACGACCACCGAGAAGTCGCGCGGCAGCAGCGAGGACGGCGCTCCCCCCGGCGAGTCCGCCCAAGAGGAAGTAGAACACGATCGGCCAATGCCAATGCGGGCCATGGATGACGGGGAGTCCGTAATAGCTTTCACGTGTCGCGGCACCGATAGGCTCGCCAGGTGCGCGTCGGTGTCGCCAGGACCGGAGTTCAGCCATGCTGCATCCTTCCCACTCGTCGGAAGGAGAACAGAGTGGCGATGCCGAGTGCGAGTGCGGCCAGCGCGGTGGTGAGAAACGCGGGCAACACGCGCCGCTGGGGAAGCTCGGGTTTGGCCGGCAGGTTATAGACTTCCGGCGGTGCAGTCAGGATGAAGAAGGCGTTGAGCCCACCGATGCCGCCGGTACCACCGAGTGCCTGGTCACCGTAAATGCGAGCTTCCACACCTTGGGCGCGCAGTTCGCTGACCCGCGCTCGTGCCCGGTCCATCAAAGCATGCACCGGACCGAACTGAATGGCATCGGTGGGGCAGGCCTTGGCGCAGGCTGGTTCCAGGCCATCCTTGAGCCGGTCATAGCAGAGCGTGCACTTGTGCGCCTTGCCGTCGAATGGACTGAGGGCGGGGACGCCGAAGGGGCAGGCCGGAACACAGTAGCCGCAGCCGTTGCAGATATCCTGCTGGATCACGACCGTATCGAACTCGGTGCGGATGATGGCGCCAGTCGGGCATGCCTCCATGCAACCGGCGTGGACACAATGCTTGCAGACGTCGCTCAGCATGAGCCAGTTGCTCTGGAACGGCGCGAGGGTCGTTGGACGTCGCCCTTCCCGATCGCTGATCCGCTCGATGAAGGCGACATGACGCCAGGTGGTCGCGCCGAGATCGCCGGTATTGTCGTAACTCATGCCGGTGAAGCCGAAATCGTCCATCGGCAGCTGGTTCCACTGCTTGCAGGCGACCTCGCACGCTTTACAGCCGATGCAGAGGGTGGTATCGGTGAGGAAGCCGAAGGCGCCTGGCCGGGCGCGCGTCCGCCCGACCGGCACCGTGCTGCTCATGGTTCAGTCCCTTCGCGTAGTCGTCCTTTGCGAACCGTGCAGGTAAAGGACTTGGCCTCGTGGATGAGCGAGTTGGGATCCTCGACCAGCGCAGCCAGCTCGTTGGCGATCCCTCCCGTTGCCAGTCCGCCGAAGCCGAAGTGCCAGGGCATCCCGATGACATGCACCGTCCGCCCGGCGATCCGGAGCGGCTGCACGCGCTCGGTGACCAGCGCACGCGCTTCAGCTGCGCCACGGGCGGTCTCGACCACCACCCAGTCGCCATTGGCGATACCCAGCTCGCGGGCCAACTCCGGGCTGATCTCGACGAAGCCAGCCGGCTGCAGTTCGGCGAGCCACGGTACCCAGCGACTCATCCCGCCCGCTGTATGATGCTCGGTCAACCGGTAGGTGGTGATGACGTAGGGGTAGCGTGGATCACCGATCTCGTGATACGGGTTGTCGGGGCGGAGGAAGAGCGGTGCGACCGGACTCCGTGGCTGAGTCGGATAGAGCAGGTTGGGAACCGGGCTCTCCCACGGCTCGTAGTGTGTCGGAAGTGGACCATCGGCGAGGCCGGTCGGCACGAAGAGCCAGCCCAGGCCGTCGAGCATCATGACGAACGGAGCTGTCCCAGGGTGTGCGTCGAGCCCCTTGGCCCCGGGAGTCGGCTGGTAATCGGGCGGCTTGGTGGCTGGGAAATCGGGAACGTCGTACCCGACCCAACGTCCCTGCTCGGGGTCCCACCAGATCCACTTCTTCCGTTCGCTCCAGGGGCGACCCTGTGGGTCAGCTGAAGCGCGGTTGTAGAGAATGCGGCGATTGGCTGGCCACGCGAAGCCCCAATCGAGGCTGGCACGGTCGTCGCCCTGTCGGCGCTTGGCGCGATGCTCGCCCTCCGGTGTGACGATACCCGCGTAGATCCAGCAACCGCAGGCAGTCGATCCGTCGTCAGCCAATTCATGGAATCCGGCGATCGGTCGTCCGTCAGCGACACGATACCCGCTGATCTCGCGGGCGATCGCCATGAGCTCGGGCTCCTGGTGCGGTCCGGTCGTGGGGTAATCCCAGGTCAAGGCTCGGATTTGCTGACCGGCCGGAGAATCGTCGTCGGCGTAGAGCTCCTTGAGGCGACGGCCGAGGTGGTAGACGAAATGAGCCTCGGAGCGCGCATCGGCCGGTGGATCGATGGCTTTGTCGTGCCACTGGACGAGGCGATGCGTGTTGGTGAAGGTGCCGTCCTTCTCTGCCGCGATCGCCGCTGGGAGGAAGAAGACCTCGGTCCTGATATCTTGGGACCGAACCTCGCCGTTGCGCACTTCCGGGGCATCGTACCAGAAGGAGGCCGTCTCGATCTCATGGACATCCCGCACCACCAGCCAGTCCAGATTGGCCAGTGCGCGGCGGGCCAGCCGCGCGTTTTGCCCGCCAACGGCTGGGTTCATCCCCATGACGAAGAGTCCCTTGATGATCCCGTCCTCCATCATGGTGAGGATCGACTGAAACGAGTAGTCGCCGCCGATCTTGGGGAGGAAGGTGTAGCCGAAATCGTTCTCTGGGGTCGCCGCATCCCCGTACCACGCCTTGAGGAGCGAGATCAGGAACTTGGGCATGTCGTACCAGAGGCCAGTTGCGGGGCGCTCGCTGGCGAAGTAGCTCGCGAGCGTCGCGTGCTCCGGGATCGCGCGCGGCATCTTGAGGTAGCCAGGCAAAAGATCGAAGAGTGTCGGGATGTCGGTCGATCCCTGGATGGTGGCGTGCCCACGGAGCGCCAGAATGCCTCCGCCGGGGCGGCCGATGTTGCCGAGCAGGAGCTGCAGCAAGGCGCAGCACGAGATGATCTGCGTGCCGATGGTGTGCTGCGTCCAGGCGACCGCGTAACAAAAAGCGGTCGTTCGCTCGCGGCCGGAGTTGGCGAGGATCGTCTCGGCGACGCGGAGGAACAGCTCACGCGGCACGCCGCAGACTTCCTCGACGAGTTCCGGCGTATAGCGCGCGAAGTGCCGTTTCACGAGTTGGAAGGCGCAGTTGGGATGCTGGAGCGTCAGATCCCGCTCCGGCTCGACCAGCGGGCGGCAGGGCCAGCGCTCACCCTCGACGCGGTGAATCTGCGCGGCATAGTGCCAGCTCGCGGAATCGTAGCGGCGTTGCTCGGCTCGGTATCCGCTGAAGAGCCCGGCGAGGTCCTCGGTGTCGCGAAAGTCAGCGGAGACGATCACGCTGGCATTGGTGTAGTGTAGAACGTACTCGCGGAAGAATGGATCGGTCTGCCAGCGCTCGTGATTGACGACATAGTTGACCAGCGCGCCGAGGAAGACGAGATCACTGCCTGGCCGGATCGGGACGTACAGATCGGCCAGCGCGGAGGTGCGCGAGAAGCGCGGATCGACGTGAATCACCGTCGCACCAGCCTGGCGTGCCCTGACGACGAAGCGGAAGCCGACCGGGTGGTTCTCGGCCATGTTCGAGCCCATGATAACGATGCAGTCGCTCTCGGCCAGACTCGCCAGCGTCGTCGTCGCACCGCCTCGACCCAGTCGGGCGCCCAGACCGGGCACCGTGCTGGAGTGTCATATGCGCGCTTGGTTCTCGACCGCGACGATCCCCAGTCCGCCAGTGAACAGCTTCTTGATGAGATAGTTCTCCTCGTTGTCCAGCGTCGCCCCGCCTAGATGCGCAATCCCGAGC
Protein-coding regions in this window:
- the nrfD gene encoding NrfD/PsrC family molybdoenzyme membrane anchor subunit; its protein translation is MAELRSWRHRRAPGEPIGAATRESYYGLPVIHGPHWHWPIVFYFLLGGLAGGSAVLAAAARLLGGRSARPVVRAGRYLAFLAVLPGPLLLIVDLGRPERFHHMLRVIKLRSPMSLGVWGLIAFSLSAFLNALRQAVDDGFFGRSNRLVRGFQQLPDRALAIASTVPAFFLAGYTGVLLGATAVPLWARNALLLGPLFLCSALSSAAATLSLLLARRSQNDRAEQALAQVEFLALTGEVALLEAVHRKSGPVIGRPLRHGAEGRAFAGARATTATALALHGLALLLPRRWRQRLELPASILALAGAFLLRATMVFGGHRSADDPAATFALTRSDE
- a CDS encoding 4Fe-4S dicluster domain-containing protein; translated protein: MSSTVPVGRTRARPGAFGFLTDTTLCIGCKACEVACKQWNQLPMDDFGFTGMSYDNTGDLGATTWRHVAFIERISDREGRRPTTLAPFQSNWLMLSDVCKHCVHAGCMEACPTGAIIRTEFDTVVIQQDICNGCGYCVPACPFGVPALSPFDGKAHKCTLCYDRLKDGLEPACAKACPTDAIQFGPVHALMDRARARVSELRAQGVEARIYGDQALGGTGGIGGLNAFFILTAPPEVYNLPAKPELPQRRVLPAFLTTALAALALGIATLFSFRRVGRMQHG
- the fdh gene encoding formate dehydrogenase encodes the protein MAAGAPTLRLSWTRDSGLRPSAGKESGGRAFMRLLQQLRQHVGFVPNPVSETTRQAHARVRGADVSISVCPYCAVGCSQLVYTKDGRIIDIEGNYESPINGGTLCPKGAATWQLIHSPLRQLRVKYRAPYSDHWEERPLEWAMERIAQLVKQTRDATFVHRDDQGMVVNRTLGIAHLGGATLDNEENYLIKKLFTGGLGIVAVENQARIUHSSTVPGLGARLGRGGATTTLASLAESDCIVIMGSNMAENHPVGFRFVVRARQAGATVIHVDPRFSRTSALADLYVPIRPGSDLVFLGALVNYVVNHERWQTDPFFREYVLHYTNASVIVSADFRDTEDLAGLFSGYRAEQRRYDSASWHYAAQIHRVEGERWPCRPLVEPERDLTLQHPNCAFQLVKRHFARYTPELVEEVCGVPRELFLRVAETILANSGRERTTAFCYAVAWTQHTIGTQIISCCALLQLLLGNIGRPGGGILALRGHATIQGSTDIPTLFDLLPGYLKMPRAIPEHATLASYFASERPATGLWYDMPKFLISLLKAWYGDAATPENDFGYTFLPKIGGDYSFQSILTMMEDGIIKGLFVMGMNPAVGGQNARLARRALANLDWLVVRDVHEIETASFWYDAPEVRNGEVRSQDIRTEVFFLPAAIAAEKDGTFTNTHRLVQWHDKAIDPPADARSEAHFVYHLGRRLKELYADDDSPAGQQIRALTWDYPTTGPHQEPELMAIAREISGYRVADGRPIAGFHELADDGSTACGCWIYAGIVTPEGEHRAKRRQGDDRASLDWGFAWPANRRILYNRASADPQGRPWSERKKWIWWDPEQGRWVGYDVPDFPATKPPDYQPTPGAKGLDAHPGTAPFVMMLDGLGWLFVPTGLADGPLPTHYEPWESPVPNLLYPTQPRSPVAPLFLRPDNPYHEIGDPRYPYVITTYRLTEHHTAGGMSRWVPWLAELQPAGFVEISPELARELGIANGDWVVVETARGAAEARALVTERVQPLRIAGRTVHVIGMPWHFGFGGLATGGIANELAALVEDPNSLIHEAKSFTCTVRKGRLREGTEP